In Candidatus Margulisiibacteriota bacterium, the sequence GATTTATTTAAGGAATCACCTACGTCTGAGTTCCTTTCCAAACACGTATTTCAACTACTAAAGAAGACATTGCCTACTGCGGTAACCTTGAAAGAAGTAAGCATTTGGGAATCGGAATCTTCTAAAGCTACGTACTTCGAATAATGATAGATGTTCACACGCTGTTAATTGTTTGTTTTTTTACATTTATAATTAATATTACTGAATCTTTAGCATACTGTATGCGCTATGCTGGCCTTAAAACAAAACAAATCTCAATTGCTATGGCTTTTGTCACTTCGACACTTTTAGTATCTAGGCTTAGCAACATGTTTCAGGCCCCACTACTTGGGAAAATGGTAGATAAAACAATCATGGTTGGTTCAGCGGAATCTCTCCTGAACCTTGAGCAATCATTTAGGTTAATAATTTTCTCTGGGTTTTTGGGTGTTTTAGTTGCAGCAGTTCTTGCCCCAACCTTTGTAAATATCTTTGAGCTAGCCATCAAAAAATTCCTTCATGTAGGCTCAATCCCAAAAATGTTCTTTATGACCATAACTTCACCACGAAGAATGATGAAGTTAATTAAATGCATCCGAATTCCTAACCTTAAAATGACACAAAATATTAGTTTAAAAAACATTCCAAAAACATTTCTTCTTCTCAATGGTTTCGTTGCTTCAATATATACCATTGGAGTGCTTGCGTCCCTGCTAGCTGGAGCATATTTGCCTGATTTAAGAGCCACCGCCATCCAACTTTCTGGCATAGTAAACGGCATTGCCACAATAATGTTTACTCTTCTAGTAGACCCAGCCGGAGCAAGAATTACCGACCAGGCAGTGCATAGCAGTAGGGCAAATTCTGATGTTAAAAGCGTAGTTGTCTTCTTAATGCTTTCCAGAATGATAGGTATTCTAATTATTTCTCAAATAATATTCTTTCCAGCCGTAAGATATATCATCACTATTACAAAACTTATATAATAAAAAAGCCTGCTTATAGCAGGCTTTTTCTTTTGTTATCTAGTTTATTCTGAAGAGTTACATTGCTAAAACAAATTCATCTTCAGCTTGAATTTCCTTTAACCTTAACTTATATTTATCCAAGAATTGTCCTAATTTCTTAGAATATTTTTGTGAGGTAACAAAGGAATTTTTGATCGGAAGTCTTTTTGCTAAACTATAGCCAATTGAGTCTAATTCCTTTTCATAAAACTCAACATTTTCAAACCTTTTTTTGGGGAACAAGGAATCTGGTCCGCATAATCTAATTTGCCCAAAATCAGTTACCCCAGCTTGAACAAAACGATTAATGTTAGTACAAACATTAACAGGAACTGAAATATCTATATCAGAAGGCAGTATTTCTCTTGCGATTCTTACTGTTTCAAGTACTAATTCTTCTGAACAATCTTGGACATCTTTCATTTTACTCCTTGGGTCACTAATAAAAGGAGAGATTTTGAAATTTTGAATGCTTCTATACTCATCATGCAGTTCTCTTACCCTGGAAATAGTTTTCAATCTATCTTCTGGTGTTTCACCTATCCCCACAATCATTCCTGTATTTGTTGGAATGTTTAATTTGCCTGCATATTCCAAAAACTTAAAACGTACGTCTGGGCTCTTACTCGGCGAAAATTTATGTTGAATTCCTTCCAACATTGCAACGTTAG encodes:
- a CDS encoding DUF2837 family protein, producing MIDVHTLLIVCFFTFIINITESLAYCMRYAGLKTKQISIAMAFVTSTLLVSRLSNMFQAPLLGKMVDKTIMVGSAESLLNLEQSFRLIIFSGFLGVLVAAVLAPTFVNIFELAIKKFLHVGSIPKMFFMTITSPRRMMKLIKCIRIPNLKMTQNISLKNIPKTFLLLNGFVASIYTIGVLASLLAGAYLPDLRATAIQLSGIVNGIATIMFTLLVDPAGARITDQAVHSSRANSDVKSVVVFLMLSRMIGILIISQIIFFPAVRYIITITKLI